GGCAAATAGAAAGTGTGCCATGTCTAGCATATATCCGTCATGGTGAAATGAAAAAGAAATTATATAAGTTTGAGTCTGTTACAAATGTTTATCAATTTATTCAAGAAGAAATGTAAACCAACATAGGAGGTACAACAGGTGACGGCACCAAATTTTCAATTACAAGATATTAAAACAGGAGAACCTATATCGTTAGAAAAATATAAAGAAAAAGCAATCTTATTAACCTTTTGGGTTTCGTGGTGCCCTGATAGTCAGCGGGACTTACCGAATAAAGAACAACTTTATCGATCTATGAATACAGATGATTTAGTCATACTGATGGTTCATGTATCAGGGAGAGAAGGTACAGCTGAAGCAGGGGAAAAGTATTATGATGAAAACAACTTTACTTTTCCGTGTGCAGTTGACGATGGTACAAAGGTTTATGACCGATATCAATGTATGAGTGTTCCGACAACATTTTTACTAAATAGTAACCATGAAATCGTTGCAAGGTTTAACGATAAAGCATCATTTCAAGAGATGATCCAGGCAATAGGGAATGTTTTAAACCAGTAAATAGAAAGAGACTGATATGGACAAATTAAGTAGTTCCCTTTTCGAGGTAATAAACAATAAAATCAATAGAATGGCAACGTGTTTAACATCAAGTTTTACATGTTGCCTTTTTATTTTGGTTTTTATTAAGGTAAGCACTCGAATCCGTCTGAAGTGAAGTTCACACTCATCATTCGGAATATCGCATCATATTTTGAGTTATGAAATTGATTCATATATCAACAAAATAAAGGAGATAATTCAGGTACGCGAATTACCTCCAAAAATGAGTTGTTATTTTCGTCTTTTTCCCTTTAAACGGAACTACTTATGGGTAAATTGTCAGTCTCTTTTTTTGATCCGCTAAATACGGTGTGCTCTTTTTAATTCGCTTAGTTCATCTTTTGCTTCTTGCGTTTTTTGATTAAAAAAGTCATTTTTATTTAGGGAAAGTTTTGATAGTAGGAAGAAGAAATAATATGTAAGCCTTGCTTGTCCTGTTGATTGTTGAATGAGTAGCATATAACCACACCTTTTTAACATGATTTCATTTTATATTATACAAAAATAGGGCAAAGAGCAAAGTTGTTTGGGTCAAAAAATAGATTGTGATACGATATAAAAAGAAAAGCACATGGTCATAGTGGAAAGGGGAGTGACGTTATGAAAATCGTATCTGTAGAACCAACACCAAGCCCAAATACGATGAAATTAACATTAAATCAATCTTTACCTCAAGGGAAGAGTCACAATTATAAAAAAGAAAACGCAGCAGACGGTCCTGCATTTGTTCAGGAGTTATTTAAAGTTGAAGGCGTCAAAGGGGTTTATCACGTCGCTGACTTTATCGCTGTAGAAAGAAATGCAAAAGT
The Bacillus shivajii DNA segment above includes these coding regions:
- a CDS encoding TlpA family protein disulfide reductase; the encoded protein is MTAPNFQLQDIKTGEPISLEKYKEKAILLTFWVSWCPDSQRDLPNKEQLYRSMNTDDLVILMVHVSGREGTAEAGEKYYDENNFTFPCAVDDGTKVYDRYQCMSVPTTFLLNSNHEIVARFNDKASFQEMIQAIGNVLNQ